A stretch of the Archangium violaceum genome encodes the following:
- a CDS encoding isopenicillin N synthase family dioxygenase has translation MAETPMNIPTVDLTDLSSNDPARVERAAAALREAFGVFGLVYVKNHGVDAQALARFYDAFGEFVARPAEAKKPYSRADIWYQRGWTPPNTEVAVASNGQPDFKECYFAAPYPTDESSALEFPKLYPENVWPPDAPPYFQEGLLSLGRSLHEAGLALLRGAAVALGLPEATFTDVCQRAPHVTRALQYLPLGASQVNTGILWGEEHTDFNLLTLLPGGRFLDPKGQPAQGPDDKSGLYLRTRATPEEPKGRLVRGTAPAGCIVAQVGQQLEILTGGTFLATPHVITAPGVPGWQRQSAAHFMHVHTSTVLFPLSRFRTPEAIQNYAPPVLAGTYDIKTLVDIGLAPPSALDQLGYRHYDRLNRMRAGGSGAQG, from the coding sequence ATGGCAGAGACCCCGATGAACATCCCCACCGTCGACCTCACCGACCTCTCGTCGAACGACCCGGCCCGCGTCGAGCGCGCGGCAGCCGCCCTCCGAGAGGCCTTTGGTGTCTTCGGCCTCGTGTACGTGAAGAATCACGGTGTCGACGCCCAGGCGCTCGCCCGCTTCTACGACGCATTCGGCGAGTTCGTCGCCCGTCCGGCGGAGGCCAAGAAGCCCTACAGCCGAGCGGACATCTGGTACCAGCGTGGCTGGACGCCTCCGAACACCGAGGTCGCCGTCGCGAGCAACGGCCAGCCGGACTTCAAGGAGTGCTACTTCGCCGCGCCCTACCCGACCGACGAGAGCTCGGCGCTCGAGTTCCCGAAGCTCTACCCCGAGAACGTATGGCCCCCCGATGCCCCGCCATACTTCCAGGAGGGGCTCCTCTCGCTCGGCCGATCGCTCCATGAGGCGGGACTCGCGCTCCTGCGAGGCGCCGCGGTGGCGCTCGGACTGCCGGAGGCCACGTTCACGGACGTGTGCCAGCGGGCCCCCCACGTCACGCGCGCGCTGCAATACCTGCCCCTCGGCGCCTCACAGGTGAACACGGGCATCCTCTGGGGCGAGGAGCACACGGACTTCAACCTGCTCACGTTGCTGCCCGGTGGCCGGTTCCTGGATCCGAAGGGACAGCCAGCCCAGGGGCCCGATGACAAGAGCGGGCTCTACCTCCGCACGCGCGCGACACCCGAGGAGCCGAAGGGGCGCCTGGTGCGCGGGACCGCGCCTGCCGGGTGCATCGTCGCGCAGGTGGGCCAGCAGCTGGAGATCCTCACGGGAGGCACGTTCCTCGCGACCCCGCACGTCATCACCGCCCCCGGCGTCCCCGGCTGGCAGCGTCAGTCGGCCGCCCACTTCATGCACGTGCACACGAGCACGGTGCTCTTCCCGCTCTCGAGGTTCCGCACGCCCGAGGCCATCCAGAACTACGCGCCGCCGGTGCTCGCGGGCACCTACGACATCAAGACCCTGGTGGACATCGGCCTGGCCCCCCCGAGCGCGCTCGACCAGCTCGGTTACCGCCACTACGACCGGCTCAACCGCATGCGCGCGGGGGGCTCCGGGGCCCAGGGATAG